One segment of Stappia sp. 28M-7 DNA contains the following:
- a CDS encoding zinc-finger domain-containing protein: MAHAVIPHFQNDRGLESIEIGAKEFQCVGARPPFDHPHVFLDMGDDNEIICPYCSTLYRYNPSLSAHQAEPADCVWAPEAA, from the coding sequence ATGGCGCATGCTGTAATTCCCCATTTCCAGAATGACCGCGGCCTGGAGTCGATCGAGATCGGCGCGAAGGAGTTCCAGTGCGTTGGCGCTCGCCCGCCCTTCGACCATCCGCATGTCTTCCTGGACATGGGCGACGACAACGAGATCATCTGCCCCTACTGCTCGACGCTTTACCGCTACAATCCGTCCCTGAGCGCCCATCAGGCGGAGCCGGCCGACTGCGTCTGGGCCCCGGAAGCCGCCTGA
- the gpt gene encoding xanthine phosphoribosyltransferase, which yields MENPQAPKAFPVSWDQFHRDCRALAWRLSSQGKWQAIVCITRGGLVPAAIVARELGIRLIETVCVASYHDYENQGELQVLKTIDKQVVDLNGGKGSGVLVIDDLVDTGKTARVVREMLPEAHFATVYAKPMGRPLVDTFVTEVSQDTWIYFPWDMGWQFQPPIATSSQG from the coding sequence ATGGAAAACCCGCAAGCTCCGAAAGCCTTTCCCGTCTCCTGGGACCAGTTCCACCGCGACTGCCGCGCCCTTGCATGGCGCCTGTCCAGCCAGGGCAAGTGGCAGGCCATCGTCTGCATCACCCGCGGCGGCCTGGTGCCTGCGGCCATCGTCGCGCGCGAGCTCGGCATCCGGCTGATCGAGACGGTTTGCGTCGCCTCCTATCATGACTACGAGAACCAGGGCGAATTGCAGGTCCTGAAGACCATCGACAAGCAGGTCGTCGATCTCAATGGCGGCAAGGGGTCCGGCGTGCTGGTCATCGACGATCTGGTCGACACCGGCAAGACCGCCCGCGTTGTCCGCGAAATGCTGCCCGAGGCCCATTTCGCCACCGTCTACGCCAAGCCGATGGGCCGTCCGCTGGTCGACACTTTCGTCACCGAGGTCTCCCAGGACACCTGGATCTATTTCCCCTGGGACATGGGCTGGCAGTTCCAGCCGCCGATCGCAACCAGCAGCCAGGGCTGA
- a CDS encoding DUF3126 family protein: MKPDEIRKLEAYLQKKFELPKLVVRARPKKDDSAEVYIGEEFIGVIYRDDDDDDDLSWNFQMAILSYDLDEA, encoded by the coding sequence GTGAAGCCAGACGAGATCCGCAAGCTCGAGGCCTACCTCCAGAAGAAGTTCGAGCTTCCGAAGCTTGTCGTTCGTGCGCGCCCGAAGAAGGACGATTCCGCCGAGGTCTATATCGGCGAGGAGTTCATCGGCGTGATCTACCGGGACGACGACGATGACGACGACCTGAGCTGGAACTTCCAGATGGCGATCCTGTCGTACGATCTCGACGAGGCCTGA
- a CDS encoding alpha/beta fold hydrolase, with protein sequence MNRETVTLTGAEDNRLVADVHGAGGQPVLLLHGGGQTRHAWEGTGERLAARGLAAWCLDQRGHGDSDWVDSGAYQFRDFGRDVVAVCDQIAARSGARPIGIGASLGGMASLLAEGKLRPGTLAALVLVDVTPRMDPAGVHKVISFMADRAEAGFGTVEEAADAIARYLPHRKRPERLDGLAKNLRLHDDGRYRWHWDPRFLGDRRGRPVDPDEGIEESVEDELVRAARSLTIPVLLVRGTRSELVTEAQVDEFLTMVPHAEYTDVAGAGHMVAGDRNDAFAGAVVTFLDRLRAA encoded by the coding sequence ATGAACCGTGAAACCGTCACGCTGACCGGCGCGGAAGACAACCGTCTCGTCGCCGATGTCCATGGTGCCGGCGGGCAGCCCGTGCTGCTGCTCCATGGCGGCGGCCAGACGCGCCATGCCTGGGAGGGGACCGGCGAGCGGCTTGCCGCGCGCGGGCTTGCCGCATGGTGTCTCGACCAGCGTGGTCACGGCGACAGCGACTGGGTCGACAGCGGTGCCTACCAGTTCCGCGACTTCGGCCGCGACGTGGTGGCGGTGTGCGATCAGATCGCCGCGCGGTCCGGCGCAAGGCCCATCGGCATCGGCGCGTCGCTCGGTGGCATGGCCAGCCTGCTGGCCGAGGGGAAGTTGCGGCCCGGTACGCTGGCGGCTCTTGTGCTCGTCGACGTGACGCCGCGGATGGATCCGGCGGGCGTGCACAAGGTGATCTCGTTCATGGCCGACCGGGCGGAGGCGGGCTTCGGCACGGTGGAGGAGGCGGCCGATGCCATCGCCCGCTACCTGCCGCATCGCAAGCGCCCCGAGCGGCTCGACGGGCTGGCCAAGAACCTGCGCCTTCATGATGACGGGCGCTATCGCTGGCACTGGGATCCGCGTTTCCTCGGCGACCGGCGCGGCCGTCCGGTGGACCCGGACGAGGGCATCGAAGAAAGCGTCGAGGACGAGCTGGTGCGCGCGGCGCGGTCGCTGACGATACCGGTGTTGCTGGTGCGAGGAACACGCTCCGAGCTGGTCACCGAGGCCCAGGTGGACGAGTTCCTGACCATGGTTCCGCACGCCGAATACACCGATGTCGCAGGGGCGGGGCACATGGTTGCAGGCGACCGCAACGACGCCTTCGCGGGGGCCGTGGTTACCTTCCTCGACCGGCTGCGGGCCGCCTGA
- a CDS encoding TrkH family potassium uptake protein, translating into MISLRPVLNVLGFLYVGLATAMLIPAMVDVAARNADWQAFVLSALITGLIGLLLSVAVGGALTDGLDIRQTFILTTLSWLTLPAFGALPFLWLGIGYADAVFEAVSGFTTTGSTVLSGLDSLPPGLLVWRSLMQWMGGVGIVVMAIVLLPFLRIGGMQLFQSESSDRSEKIVARSVELIRLFGITYLFLTFVCVLAFLLTGMTVFDAINHAMTTISTGGYSTHDLSFGYFTDPAAGWVAVTFMLIGALPFVLIIQALRGRPLVLWNDPQVRALLGLVVLTSLAVTVYLGAALEMNFSEALLASTFNIVSIITTTGFAMGDYTTWGPPVIGLALLLTFVGGCTGSTSGGIKIFRFLVFFGTVRAHVRRMVRPNRVMSEQYANTRLTPELSFSVLAFLVVYMGSVGTITLALSGFGLDIVTALSAAATAISNVGPGLGPIIGPAGNFAPLPDGAKWILSFAMLMGRLELFTVLVLLDPDFWSR; encoded by the coding sequence GTGATTTCGCTTCGCCCCGTGCTCAACGTCCTCGGTTTTCTCTATGTGGGTCTGGCGACGGCCATGCTGATCCCGGCAATGGTCGACGTCGCCGCGCGCAACGCCGACTGGCAGGCCTTCGTCCTGTCGGCGCTGATCACCGGCCTGATCGGTCTGCTGTTGTCCGTCGCCGTCGGCGGCGCGCTGACCGACGGTCTCGACATCCGCCAGACCTTCATCCTGACGACCCTGTCCTGGCTGACGCTGCCGGCTTTCGGGGCGCTGCCCTTCCTGTGGCTCGGTATCGGCTATGCGGATGCGGTGTTCGAGGCGGTCTCGGGCTTCACGACGACCGGATCGACCGTGCTGTCCGGCCTCGACAGCCTGCCGCCGGGATTGCTGGTCTGGCGCTCCCTGATGCAGTGGATGGGCGGTGTCGGCATTGTCGTCATGGCCATCGTGCTGCTGCCGTTCCTGCGCATCGGCGGTATGCAGCTGTTCCAGAGCGAGAGTTCCGACCGCAGCGAGAAGATCGTCGCGCGCTCGGTCGAACTGATCCGCCTGTTCGGGATCACCTATCTGTTCCTGACCTTCGTCTGCGTGCTGGCCTTCCTTCTGACCGGCATGACCGTGTTCGACGCGATCAACCACGCGATGACCACGATATCGACCGGCGGATATTCCACGCATGACCTGTCCTTCGGCTATTTCACCGATCCGGCGGCCGGCTGGGTCGCGGTGACCTTCATGCTGATCGGCGCGCTGCCCTTCGTCCTGATCATCCAAGCGCTGCGGGGACGCCCGCTGGTGCTGTGGAACGACCCCCAGGTGCGCGCGCTGCTCGGCCTCGTGGTGCTGACCTCGCTGGCGGTAACCGTCTATCTCGGCGCTGCGCTGGAGATGAACTTTTCCGAGGCGCTGCTCGCCTCGACGTTCAACATCGTCTCGATCATCACGACGACCGGCTTCGCCATGGGCGACTACACTACCTGGGGCCCGCCGGTGATCGGCCTTGCGCTGCTGCTGACCTTCGTCGGCGGCTGCACCGGGTCCACATCCGGCGGTATCAAGATCTTCCGCTTCCTGGTGTTCTTCGGCACGGTGCGGGCGCATGTGCGCCGGATGGTCAGGCCGAACCGGGTGATGTCGGAGCAATACGCCAATACCCGCCTGACGCCGGAACTGTCCTTCTCGGTCCTTGCGTTTCTCGTCGTCTACATGGGCTCGGTCGGCACGATCACGCTGGCCCTGTCGGGCTTCGGCCTCGACATTGTCACGGCCCTGTCGGCGGCGGCGACCGCGATCTCCAATGTCGGCCCGGGGCTTGGCCCGATCATCGGGCCGGCCGGCAACTTCGCCCCGCTGCCCGATGGCGCCAAGTGGATCCTGTCCTTTGCCATGCTGATGGGCCGGCTTGAGCTGTTCACCGTGCTGGTGCTGCTCGATCCCGACTTCTGGTCGCGCTGA
- the map gene encoding type I methionyl aminopeptidase — MVTYIDAATAPLKNTGQIRLYGPEDFAGMHKAGQLTARCLDALVEKIVPGVTTQEIDDFVYRFGVENGALPATLNYRGYTKSTCTSINHVVCHGIPNDKPLKEGDIVNIDVTYILDGWHGDSSRMYAVGKLKRAAERLVEVTYESLLRGIEMARPGKTTGDIGHAIQSFVEAERCSVVRDFCGHGVGRLFHDMPNILHYGRPGEGIELKPGMIFTIEPMVNLGRPHVKVLGDGWTAVTRDRSLSAQFEHSVGITATGCEIFTLSPAGLDNPLTFGRN; from the coding sequence ATGGTCACCTATATCGACGCCGCAACGGCTCCCCTGAAGAACACCGGCCAGATCCGCCTCTACGGCCCGGAGGACTTCGCCGGCATGCACAAGGCCGGACAGCTGACGGCACGCTGCCTCGACGCGCTGGTCGAGAAGATCGTGCCCGGCGTCACCACGCAGGAAATCGACGATTTCGTCTACCGCTTCGGCGTCGAGAACGGCGCCCTGCCGGCGACGCTGAACTATCGCGGCTACACCAAATCGACCTGCACCTCGATCAACCACGTCGTCTGCCACGGCATCCCGAACGACAAGCCGCTCAAGGAAGGCGACATCGTCAACATCGACGTCACCTACATCCTCGACGGCTGGCACGGCGATTCCAGCCGCATGTACGCGGTCGGCAAGCTGAAGCGCGCGGCCGAGCGTCTGGTGGAGGTCACCTACGAATCGCTGCTCCGCGGCATCGAGATGGCCCGCCCCGGCAAGACCACCGGCGACATCGGCCACGCGATCCAGAGTTTCGTCGAGGCCGAGCGCTGCTCGGTGGTGCGCGACTTCTGCGGCCACGGCGTCGGCCGGCTGTTCCACGACATGCCGAACATCCTGCATTACGGCCGCCCGGGCGAAGGCATCGAGCTGAAGCCGGGAATGATCTTCACCATCGAACCGATGGTCAATCTCGGCCGGCCGCATGTGAAGGTGCTCGGCGACGGCTGGACCGCCGTCACGCGCGACCGCTCGCTGTCGGCCCAGTTCGAGCACTCGGTCGGCATCACCGCGACGGGCTGCGAGATCTTCACCCTGTCGCCCGCCGGCCTCGACAATCCGCTGACCTTCGGTCGCAACTGA
- a CDS encoding FAD-dependent monooxygenase gives MAQSHSDANRIFIAGAGIGGLTAALCLSRRARPVTVIEQASELLPVGSGLQLPPNTMQVLRKLGLEDALLPHVVAPRAIEVMTWRSDAPVAEIPLGKIAEKRYGAPYLVIHRADLQDVLLKAARASAGITLRLGTRLRGAAQNADRIKLELEHADGDAGADTPLDHDTGATLIGADGVWSTVRRRVMGLRPAAFSGRTAYRAVIPASDVPDRWRNVTGLWLGPRAHVVHYPVCGGEYFNLVALVEEDWQEEVWSGPADRDALLERFRDWPGACRELLSLPASWLKWALCSMDPGTSWVDGRFALLGDAAHAMLPFAAQGAAMAIEDAEALARHLDQGSADIPRALRAYEAERQDRAERVVRLAGSNDRIYHMSGPLAFARDMVMRSLPSERLLARLDWLYGWRPPGA, from the coding sequence ATGGCGCAGTCCCACTCCGATGCGAACCGTATCTTCATCGCCGGCGCGGGCATCGGCGGCCTGACGGCCGCCTTGTGCCTGTCGCGGCGCGCGCGGCCCGTAACGGTGATCGAGCAGGCGAGCGAACTCCTCCCTGTCGGTTCCGGCCTGCAGCTTCCCCCGAATACGATGCAGGTGCTGCGCAAACTCGGCCTCGAGGACGCGCTGCTGCCCCATGTGGTCGCCCCCCGTGCCATTGAGGTCATGACCTGGCGCAGCGATGCCCCCGTCGCCGAGATCCCGCTCGGGAAGATCGCGGAAAAGCGTTATGGCGCGCCCTATCTCGTCATCCACCGGGCGGACCTGCAGGACGTGCTGCTGAAGGCGGCCCGCGCCTCCGCCGGCATCACGCTGCGCCTCGGCACGCGCCTGCGCGGGGCCGCGCAGAACGCCGACAGGATCAAGCTGGAACTCGAACACGCCGACGGCGATGCGGGTGCGGATACTCCGCTCGATCATGACACCGGCGCGACCCTGATCGGCGCCGATGGCGTCTGGTCGACCGTGCGCCGCCGCGTCATGGGCCTGCGCCCGGCCGCGTTTTCCGGACGAACCGCCTATCGTGCGGTCATCCCGGCGAGCGACGTTCCCGATCGCTGGCGCAACGTCACCGGCCTGTGGCTCGGCCCGCGCGCCCATGTGGTCCACTACCCCGTCTGCGGCGGCGAGTACTTCAATCTCGTCGCGCTGGTCGAAGAGGACTGGCAGGAAGAGGTGTGGTCCGGCCCGGCCGACAGGGATGCCCTGCTCGAACGTTTCCGCGACTGGCCCGGCGCCTGCCGCGAGCTGCTCTCGCTTCCCGCCTCATGGCTGAAATGGGCCCTTTGCTCGATGGATCCGGGCACGAGCTGGGTAGACGGGCGCTTTGCTCTGCTCGGCGATGCCGCCCATGCGATGCTCCCCTTCGCCGCCCAAGGGGCCGCAATGGCCATCGAGGACGCGGAAGCGCTGGCGCGTCATCTCGACCAGGGCTCGGCCGACATTCCCCGGGCGCTGCGCGCCTACGAGGCCGAACGGCAGGATCGGGCTGAGCGGGTCGTGCGCCTGGCCGGCTCCAACGACCGCATCTACCACATGAGCGGCCCCTTGGCCTTTGCCCGCGACATGGTGATGCGGTCCTTGCCTTCGGAACGTCTTCTCGCGCGGCTCGATTGGCTATATGGATGGCGGCCTCCGGGCGCCTGA
- a CDS encoding L,D-transpeptidase gives MSRRTALVGLGALALAGCQSTGNNPRIQAASATAPAQVIDPYYLQMYAAMPEEKFPIPAVDLRRVNPVYFRQVVPYRTQERAGTLIVDTPNRFLYLVMENGQALRYGVGIGRAGFDWGGRARIAYKRAWPRWTPPAEMIARQPELEPYRNGMEPGLQNPLGARALYIFEGNRDTIYRIHGTMEYWTIGKAVSSGCVRLMNQDVIDLAARVPNDTPIVVLQDNSGVA, from the coding sequence ATGTCGCGTCGCACCGCCCTTGTCGGTCTCGGCGCGTTGGCTCTTGCCGGCTGCCAGAGCACGGGCAACAACCCGCGCATCCAGGCGGCTTCTGCCACGGCGCCGGCTCAGGTGATCGACCCGTACTACCTGCAGATGTACGCGGCGATGCCGGAAGAGAAGTTCCCGATTCCGGCCGTTGATCTGCGCCGCGTCAATCCGGTCTACTTCCGTCAGGTCGTGCCCTATCGCACCCAGGAACGCGCCGGCACGCTGATCGTCGACACGCCGAACCGGTTCCTCTACCTGGTGATGGAGAATGGCCAGGCCCTGCGCTACGGCGTCGGCATCGGCCGCGCCGGCTTCGATTGGGGCGGGCGTGCCCGCATCGCCTACAAGCGCGCCTGGCCGCGCTGGACCCCGCCGGCCGAGATGATCGCCCGCCAGCCGGAGTTGGAACCCTATCGCAACGGCATGGAGCCGGGACTGCAGAACCCGCTCGGCGCCCGCGCGCTGTACATTTTCGAAGGCAACCGCGACACCATCTACCGCATCCACGGAACGATGGAGTACTGGACCATCGGCAAGGCCGTGTCTTCGGGCTGCGTGCGCCTGATGAACCAGGATGTCATCGACCTTGCGGCACGGGTGCCGAACGACACCCCGATCGTCGTCCTGCAGGACAATAGCGGCGTCGCCTGA
- a CDS encoding enoyl-CoA hydratase, producing the protein MTDSPADICPARIATVVEDRIGWLEVNNPARKNAITLAMWQAIPKAVTELAADPRVRVIVLRGAGEETFIAGADISEFATLRKDAASARAYEASNAAAFDALRNARLPTLAMIRGFCLGGGFGLAAACDLRIAEDGASFGIPAARLGVGYPPTAIADVVRLLGPSRAKLLFFTARRIGVQEAERFGFLDVVAPAGTLEAEARRLAGEIASGAPLTLRAARAGIDALTARLSGKELAACQALADACFDSRDFIEGRTAFMEKRAPEFTGN; encoded by the coding sequence ATGACGGATAGCCCCGCCGACATCTGCCCCGCCCGCATCGCCACCGTCGTCGAGGATCGCATCGGCTGGCTGGAGGTAAACAACCCGGCCCGCAAGAACGCGATCACGCTTGCCATGTGGCAGGCCATCCCGAAGGCGGTGACCGAGCTTGCCGCCGACCCGCGCGTGCGGGTCATCGTGCTGCGCGGCGCGGGCGAGGAGACGTTCATCGCCGGAGCCGATATTTCCGAGTTCGCCACCCTTCGCAAGGACGCCGCCTCCGCGCGTGCCTACGAGGCCTCGAACGCGGCCGCCTTCGATGCGCTGCGCAATGCGCGGCTCCCCACGCTAGCGATGATCCGCGGCTTCTGTCTCGGCGGCGGCTTCGGTCTTGCGGCTGCCTGCGACCTGCGCATCGCCGAGGACGGCGCCAGCTTCGGCATACCCGCCGCCCGCCTCGGCGTCGGCTATCCGCCCACCGCGATCGCCGATGTCGTACGGCTGCTCGGCCCCTCGCGTGCCAAGCTCCTCTTCTTCACCGCCCGGCGCATCGGCGTGCAGGAGGCCGAGCGTTTCGGCTTCCTCGACGTCGTCGCCCCGGCTGGCACCCTGGAGGCGGAGGCCCGACGCCTCGCCGGCGAGATCGCCAGCGGCGCGCCCCTCACCCTTCGCGCGGCCAGAGCCGGCATCGACGCCCTCACCGCGCGCCTGTCCGGCAAGGAGCTCGCCGCCTGCCAGGCTCTTGCCGATGCCTGCTTCGACAGCCGCGATTTCATCGAAGGGCGAACGGCCTTCATGGAGAAGCGCGCACCGGAATTCACCGGCAATTAA
- a CDS encoding competence/damage-inducible protein A — protein sequence MSADQDIVTAGFLVIGDEILSGRTKDKNIGYLAEYLTAIGIDLSEVRVVPDVEERIVEAVRELSARYTYVFTSGGIGPTHDDITADSMAKAFGVPIDHDPRAVEILRNFYPEGQLTEARLRMARIPQGADLIENSVSKAPGFRIGNVHVMAGVPSIMQAMLDAVAPTLKTGTRMLSETVDADLPESRIAASLRKIQDAHSGVMIGSYPRSIDGRFSTQIVVRSRDAELLRQAAEAVRAAVAATTR from the coding sequence ATGTCGGCTGACCAGGACATCGTGACCGCAGGCTTTCTCGTCATCGGCGACGAGATCCTGTCCGGGCGCACCAAGGACAAGAATATCGGCTACCTCGCCGAGTATCTCACCGCGATCGGCATCGACCTGTCTGAGGTCCGCGTGGTGCCGGATGTGGAAGAGCGCATCGTCGAGGCCGTGCGCGAGCTCAGCGCCCGCTACACCTACGTCTTCACCTCCGGCGGCATCGGCCCGACCCACGACGACATCACCGCCGATTCGATGGCCAAGGCCTTCGGCGTGCCGATCGATCACGACCCGCGCGCCGTCGAGATCCTTCGCAACTTCTATCCCGAAGGCCAACTGACCGAGGCGCGCCTGCGTATGGCGCGCATCCCGCAGGGCGCTGATCTCATCGAGAACTCCGTCTCGAAGGCCCCCGGCTTCCGCATCGGCAACGTGCATGTCATGGCCGGTGTCCCCTCGATCATGCAGGCGATGCTCGACGCCGTCGCCCCGACGCTGAAGACCGGCACGCGCATGCTGTCGGAAACCGTTGACGCCGATCTGCCGGAAAGCCGCATCGCAGCGAGCCTGCGCAAGATCCAGGACGCGCATTCCGGCGTGATGATCGGCTCCTACCCGCGCTCCATCGACGGGCGATTCTCCACTCAGATCGTCGTGCGTTCGCGCGACGCAGAGTTGCTGCGGCAGGCGGCCGAGGCGGTGCGCGCCGCCGTCGCCGCCACCACCCGCTAA
- the sfsA gene encoding DNA/RNA nuclease SfsA produces the protein MRFASPLVPGRLVKRYKRFLADVILDSGEEVTAHCANPGSMLGLREPGARVYLSISDNPARKLKYSWEIVEADGALVGINTAHPNALVEEALRAGLIAELAGFTSLRREVKYGRNSRIDILLEGADGRPVYVEVKNVHLMRQAGLAEFPDSVTARGAKHLVEMGDMVAEGARAAMVYLVQRPDCDRLSFAADLDPAYAAAFAEARSRGVEAYAIGCRITPEEIVAEQRVSLLP, from the coding sequence TTGCGCTTTGCCTCTCCCCTCGTGCCCGGCCGGCTGGTCAAGCGCTACAAGCGGTTCCTTGCCGATGTCATCCTCGACAGCGGCGAGGAGGTAACGGCGCACTGCGCCAATCCCGGTTCGATGCTGGGGCTGCGCGAGCCGGGCGCCCGGGTCTATCTGTCGATCTCCGACAATCCGGCGCGCAAGCTGAAGTACTCCTGGGAGATCGTGGAGGCGGACGGGGCGCTGGTCGGTATCAATACCGCCCATCCGAATGCCCTGGTCGAGGAAGCGCTTCGCGCCGGCCTGATCGCGGAGCTTGCCGGCTTCACCTCGCTGCGCCGCGAAGTGAAATACGGCCGCAACTCGCGCATCGACATCCTGCTCGAGGGGGCGGATGGCCGCCCGGTCTATGTCGAGGTGAAGAACGTCCACCTGATGCGGCAGGCGGGACTGGCAGAGTTTCCGGATTCGGTCACCGCGCGCGGCGCCAAGCATCTCGTCGAGATGGGAGACATGGTGGCGGAAGGGGCGCGGGCAGCTATGGTCTATCTGGTGCAGCGGCCGGACTGCGACCGGCTCTCCTTTGCAGCAGATCTCGACCCGGCCTATGCCGCGGCCTTTGCCGAGGCGCGATCGCGCGGTGTCGAGGCCTATGCGATCGGTTGCCGGATCACGCCGGAAGAAATCGTCGCAGAGCAGCGGGTGAGCCTGCTGCCATAA
- the cysE gene encoding serine O-acetyltransferase: MPQTNPLAEAPALPRHDPVWSQLREEAEAMVRCEPALASFAYETVLNHDRLEEAVVHRLADRLGHVVVSPSLIRQTYLEALQDSRALAEAFRVDLVAVYDRDPACTRLLEPLLYFKGFHALQTHRLANWLWKRGRKDFALYLQSRCSEAFQVDIHPAVPVGVGVFVDHATGIVVGATAQIGDNVSILQNVTLGGTGKEEGDRHPKIRNGVLLGAGAKVLGNIEIGHCSKVASGSVVLMDVPPNSTVAGVPARVVGAAGCAEPSRTMDQLLSADSEKG, translated from the coding sequence ATGCCGCAAACCAATCCCCTTGCCGAGGCGCCGGCCCTGCCGCGCCATGACCCTGTCTGGAGCCAGTTGCGCGAAGAGGCCGAAGCGATGGTTCGCTGCGAGCCGGCGCTGGCCTCCTTCGCTTATGAGACCGTGCTCAATCACGACCGGCTGGAAGAGGCCGTCGTCCACCGGCTCGCCGACCGGCTCGGCCATGTGGTGGTCTCGCCCTCGCTGATCCGTCAGACCTATCTGGAGGCGCTGCAGGACTCGCGTGCGCTGGCCGAGGCCTTCCGCGTCGACCTGGTTGCCGTCTACGACCGCGATCCGGCCTGCACCCGGTTGCTGGAGCCGCTGCTCTACTTCAAGGGCTTCCACGCCCTGCAGACGCACCGTTTGGCCAACTGGCTGTGGAAGCGCGGGCGCAAGGACTTCGCGCTCTATCTGCAGAGCCGGTGCTCGGAAGCCTTCCAGGTGGACATCCATCCGGCCGTGCCGGTCGGCGTCGGCGTCTTCGTCGACCACGCCACGGGCATCGTCGTCGGTGCGACGGCGCAGATCGGCGATAACGTCTCGATCCTGCAGAACGTGACGCTGGGCGGCACGGGCAAGGAAGAGGGCGACCGTCACCCGAAGATCCGCAACGGCGTGCTGCTTGGTGCCGGCGCGAAGGTACTGGGCAATATCGAGATCGGCCATTGCTCGAAGGTCGCGTCCGGCTCGGTGGTGCTGATGGACGTGCCGCCGAACTCCACCGTTGCCGGTGTGCCGGCACGGGTGGTGGGGGCGGCCGGCTGCGCCGAACCCTCGCGCACCATGGACCAGCTCCTTTCGGCGGACAGCGAGAAGGGCTGA
- a CDS encoding alpha/beta fold hydrolase yields MPHFESAGLRLAYLDEGRGEPILLIHGFASNKHVNWVYPGWVKLLTEAGRRVIAIDNRGHGESDGSHDPDDYGAPTMAEDARRLLDHLGIERTDVMGYSMGARISAFLTLNHPQRVRSAVFGGLGYGMITGVGDPEPIAAGLEAEKLSDVTDRGARAFRAFAEQTNSDRFALAACMRSSRQKITEDEVSRITPPVLVAVGTKDEIAGSPEKLAGLMPRAKVLEIPGRDHMIAVGDKVYKAGVIDFLESLAREGVA; encoded by the coding sequence ATGCCCCATTTCGAATCCGCCGGTCTCCGCCTCGCTTATCTGGACGAGGGGCGGGGCGAGCCGATCCTGCTCATCCACGGCTTTGCCTCCAACAAGCATGTGAACTGGGTCTATCCCGGCTGGGTGAAGCTGCTGACGGAGGCCGGGCGCCGCGTCATCGCCATCGACAATCGCGGCCATGGCGAGAGCGACGGCAGCCACGACCCCGACGATTACGGCGCGCCGACCATGGCCGAGGACGCAAGGCGGTTGCTGGACCATCTGGGCATCGAGCGCACGGATGTGATGGGCTATTCGATGGGCGCGCGGATTTCCGCTTTCCTGACGCTCAATCATCCTCAGCGGGTGCGCAGCGCCGTCTTCGGCGGGCTCGGCTACGGAATGATCACCGGTGTCGGCGATCCCGAGCCGATTGCCGCGGGGCTCGAGGCCGAGAAGCTGTCGGACGTGACGGATCGGGGCGCACGCGCCTTCCGCGCCTTCGCCGAGCAGACCAATTCCGACCGGTTTGCCCTTGCCGCCTGCATGCGTTCCTCGCGGCAGAAGATCACCGAGGATGAGGTCTCCCGCATCACCCCGCCGGTCCTGGTGGCCGTCGGTACCAAGGACGAGATCGCCGGCTCGCCGGAAAAGCTGGCCGGTCTGATGCCGAGGGCAAAGGTGCTGGAGATCCCGGGCCGCGACCACATGATCGCCGTGGGCGACAAGGTCTACAAGGCGGGCGTCATCGACTTCCTGGAGAGCCTGGCGCGAGAGGGGGTTGCATGA